A genomic region of Halobacteriovorax sp. JY17 contains the following coding sequences:
- a CDS encoding SPASM domain-containing protein, whose protein sequence is MKKKHEQCPIAISQLYLHSSGKVYPCGFIQGRESIGNIKESSMKEIWNGELATSFRQSHQAGTNSTCSEMQGKYNCHLLHNHINTEREDTKIKRLDIMIDSFCNLVCIMCTNRSEENQGFTNEAFWKELEESILPDIEEIELVGGEPFVVKDTYRLIDLVMKVKPSIRWCFVTNGHFDFDRLLAKRLQHLNIYSAAVSIDSFIPERFKEIRVNGDLDKALDTLRKIRKERDLKKFYLTCNFLIQRDNYDEVRAAINFCKEEEVAFYPMLLRDPSDFSILNFPNSKLASIVKDFLCIYRETKNLKIYNIALKIIKSKDKDFLLEVAEDLPELERVEHD, encoded by the coding sequence TTGAAGAAAAAGCATGAACAGTGCCCAATCGCAATTAGTCAGCTTTACTTACATTCTTCCGGTAAGGTTTATCCTTGTGGATTTATTCAAGGTCGTGAATCGATCGGCAATATTAAAGAATCCTCCATGAAAGAAATCTGGAATGGAGAATTAGCAACTTCGTTCAGACAATCTCACCAAGCTGGTACAAATTCAACGTGTTCTGAGATGCAAGGCAAGTACAACTGTCACCTGCTACACAATCATATAAACACAGAAAGAGAAGATACTAAAATTAAACGACTTGATATAATGATCGATTCATTTTGTAATCTCGTATGTATTATGTGTACAAATAGAAGTGAAGAAAACCAAGGTTTTACTAACGAAGCCTTCTGGAAAGAACTCGAAGAAAGTATCTTACCAGATATTGAAGAAATTGAACTTGTTGGTGGTGAACCTTTCGTTGTAAAGGATACTTACCGCTTAATCGATTTGGTCATGAAGGTAAAACCAAGTATTAGATGGTGCTTTGTAACAAATGGTCATTTCGACTTTGACCGTTTACTTGCAAAGAGATTACAACATTTAAATATTTATTCCGCAGCAGTAAGCATTGATAGTTTTATTCCAGAAAGATTTAAAGAAATCAGAGTAAATGGAGACTTAGACAAGGCCTTAGACACTTTAAGAAAAATTCGAAAGGAAAGAGATTTAAAAAAATTCTATCTCACTTGTAATTTCTTAATTCAAAGAGATAATTATGATGAAGTTCGAGCTGCAATTAATTTCTGTAAAGAGGAAGAAGTCGCTTTCTATCCAATGCTTCTAAGAGATCCAAGTGATTTTTCTATTTTAAACTTTCCAAATAGCAAGCTTGCTTCTATCGTCAAAGACTTCCTCTGTATTTACCGTGAAACTAAGAATCTAAAAATATATAATATCGCTTTAAAAATAATTAAATCTAAAGATAAAGACTTTCTCTTGGAAGTAGCCGAAGACCTTCCAGAACTGGAAAGAGTAGAGCATGACTAA
- a CDS encoding NAD(P)H-dependent oxidoreductase, translating into MKGIIIAHPWKESFNHAIFEKISRKLEDQNKNFISIDLYENDFSPALSVQELSKFKDGLPLDLKVIEYQAILKQVSELIIIFPIWWYSMPAILKGFFDKVLLKNFAYTESPRGLIGQLTHISKVTIITTSEGPTWYIKYFKGNFVKTVLIGGILKDIGIKNTKWINFPNIKKISKEKRVKFLEDLNV; encoded by the coding sequence ATGAAAGGTATTATTATTGCTCACCCATGGAAAGAAAGCTTTAATCACGCTATTTTTGAAAAGATCAGTCGTAAATTAGAGGACCAAAATAAAAACTTTATTAGTATTGATCTCTATGAAAATGACTTCTCTCCAGCGCTAAGTGTTCAAGAGCTTTCGAAATTTAAAGACGGACTTCCACTAGATTTAAAAGTCATCGAATATCAAGCAATACTTAAACAAGTAAGTGAGCTAATCATCATATTTCCAATATGGTGGTACTCAATGCCTGCAATTCTTAAGGGATTCTTTGACAAGGTTTTACTTAAAAATTTTGCTTACACTGAATCACCGAGAGGCCTGATTGGACAGCTCACTCATATTTCGAAAGTCACAATTATTACAACCTCTGAAGGTCCGACCTGGTATATAAAATATTTCAAAGGAAATTTTGTTAAAACCGTTTTAATAGGTGGGATTCTTAAAGACATTGGAATAAAGAATACAAAGTGGATAAACTTTCCTAATATTAAGAAAATCTCTAAAGAAAAGAGAGTAAAGTTTCTTGAGGATTTAAATGTATAG
- a CDS encoding twitch domain-containing radical SAM protein produces the protein MTKGFDCPLWYGALSLESGLRRRLCCHDETGSSEFFSGDFADFKILKEAKNSSLKGEIPKNCMGCFNIEEGNGYSPRNFYQDFFKDNSPTNALKYIDITFENICNLSCFSCKPIYSNKIEKEFKKLDIPFERTGLNAKEFQEKFNKFKSLALSKLGDDSLIVISGGEPALSKNVVDFLDDLILLDHTNTITLRVFSNLTISTDWILNYIDKFKRVEFIISIDAIESRAEYIRFPSNWKTINKNYQELIEKTSQHNNFEVNVHTVLSILNFDHIPQLIDYFLSSKLELFPSFTLVSSPTIYMIENLPKEKLSKFQNDNLKYLDNLDINSFNIKKKEDLESLLKNLRPNPSHLLLELIMHHRKLDLLRKTSLLDEVSYLK, from the coding sequence ATGACTAAAGGTTTTGATTGTCCCTTATGGTATGGAGCTCTTAGTCTTGAAAGTGGATTAAGAAGGCGTTTATGCTGTCACGATGAAACAGGAAGCTCTGAGTTTTTTTCGGGGGACTTTGCTGATTTTAAAATACTTAAAGAAGCTAAGAATTCTTCTTTAAAAGGTGAAATCCCTAAAAACTGTATGGGATGTTTTAATATTGAAGAAGGCAATGGATATTCTCCGAGAAACTTTTACCAAGATTTTTTCAAAGACAACTCTCCTACTAACGCCCTTAAGTATATTGACATTACTTTTGAGAACATCTGTAATCTTTCATGTTTCTCCTGTAAACCTATCTATTCAAATAAGATTGAAAAAGAATTTAAAAAACTTGATATACCTTTTGAACGAACAGGTCTAAACGCTAAAGAATTTCAAGAAAAGTTCAATAAATTTAAGTCTCTCGCTCTCAGTAAACTTGGGGACGACTCTCTCATCGTTATCTCAGGCGGAGAACCTGCTCTATCCAAGAATGTAGTAGATTTTTTAGATGATCTTATTCTTCTAGATCATACTAATACAATTACTCTAAGAGTTTTTTCGAATCTCACAATTTCTACTGACTGGATTCTCAATTATATTGATAAATTTAAAAGAGTAGAGTTTATTATCAGTATTGATGCCATTGAGAGTCGGGCCGAATATATTAGATTCCCATCAAATTGGAAGACTATTAATAAAAACTACCAAGAGTTAATAGAGAAAACATCTCAACATAATAATTTTGAAGTTAATGTCCATACAGTCTTAAGTATTTTAAACTTTGATCACATTCCACAACTTATAGATTATTTTCTATCAAGTAAACTAGAGCTATTTCCAAGTTTTACTTTAGTATCAAGCCCAACGATTTATATGATTGAGAATTTACCTAAAGAAAAACTCTCAAAATTTCAAAATGATAACCTAAAGTATTTAGATAACTTAGATATAAATTCATTCAATATTAAAAAGAAAGAAGATTTAGAATCTCTTTTAAAGAATTTAAGGCCTAACCCAAGCCACCTTCTACTAGAGTTGATTATGCATCATAGGAAACTAGATCTACTCAGAAAAACTTCTCTACTTGATGAAGTTTCTTACTTAAAATAA
- a CDS encoding elongation factor P hydroxylase — MKHDIRDLQIIFHQLFRDEYKTQLVFGAGEPFYQASSLKNHEHIIYCREDFFASALHEIAHWSLAGRERRQQDDYGYWYSPDGRNREKQLQFEKVEIKPQAIEKAFSIASNYSFKASIDNLVLENHNSNEFISNINIQFNIYQQTKFPKRARQFIKALREFYC, encoded by the coding sequence ATGAAACATGACATAAGAGATTTACAGATTATTTTTCATCAATTATTTCGCGATGAATATAAGACACAACTTGTCTTTGGCGCAGGTGAGCCCTTTTATCAAGCATCATCTTTAAAAAACCATGAGCATATTATTTACTGCAGAGAAGACTTCTTTGCCTCGGCTCTTCATGAAATTGCTCACTGGAGCCTTGCCGGAAGAGAAAGAAGACAGCAAGACGATTATGGATACTGGTATTCGCCTGACGGTAGAAATCGAGAAAAACAGCTTCAATTTGAAAAAGTTGAGATAAAACCTCAGGCTATCGAGAAGGCCTTCAGTATCGCATCGAATTATTCTTTTAAAGCAAGTATAGACAATCTTGTCTTAGAAAATCATAACTCAAATGAGTTTATTTCAAATATTAACATTCAATTTAATATCTATCAGCAAACAAAATTTCCAAAAAGAGCGAGACAATTCATCAAGGCCTTAAGAGAATTTTATTGTTAA
- a CDS encoding MerR family transcriptional regulator — translation MYRIKEFAEKLNIKTDTIRYYEKINLTKSPDRSLNGYRKYSEKDLHIYQFILRCKQFGFTLKEIKPLLDFILSNKGKSTDLKPFLDKKIIEIQKKERELRKLKSQIKTILESCTRNDCSLLDYL, via the coding sequence ATGTATAGAATCAAAGAATTCGCTGAAAAGTTAAATATTAAAACAGATACGATTAGATATTATGAGAAGATTAACTTAACCAAGTCTCCCGACCGTTCTCTAAATGGCTATAGGAAATACTCAGAAAAAGACCTTCACATCTATCAATTCATACTTAGATGTAAGCAATTTGGCTTTACACTGAAAGAGATCAAGCCTCTATTAGATTTCATACTTAGCAATAAGGGAAAAAGCACCGATCTAAAGCCTTTTCTTGATAAGAAGATCATCGAAATTCAAAAGAAGGAAAGAGAACTAAGAAAACTTAAGTCCCAAATAAAGACAATCCTAGAAAGTTGCACAAGGAATGACTGCAGCTTACTAGATTACTTATAA
- a CDS encoding phosphotransferase encodes MDKSLKLKTEEIKKFLKESLDNIGFDSIKRECVDSFQHEAEFIYLLNGKDVVGQYFLRAYKGNFSWWTIFGDLPKREEVSIKYLKDLGVPCPDVIAIGVINNISVILTQKVNAITLKGNLDETNIYKLAFELGSLHRKSLANPIESAHLPDVSIDKLFELMSEWSIETKDQRVIDAVKITKDRINLKCRKVSFLHGDLNVGNILLEKEQLLFIDFEESVIGSPMIDVATFCEQLRRYKKTELIKLFIKKYEESSGYNVDELESWMKIMDLRDLVTGALIKSRLKEGLQLPLFNHDAWIKYGDKVLKSYSV; translated from the coding sequence ATGGACAAATCACTTAAACTTAAAACAGAAGAAATTAAAAAATTTCTAAAGGAAAGTCTTGATAATATCGGTTTTGATTCAATTAAAAGAGAGTGTGTCGACAGCTTTCAACATGAAGCTGAATTTATCTATCTTCTCAATGGGAAAGATGTTGTTGGTCAATATTTTTTAAGAGCATATAAGGGAAATTTCTCATGGTGGACAATTTTTGGAGATCTGCCAAAACGTGAAGAGGTATCAATTAAATACCTTAAAGATTTAGGTGTACCTTGCCCTGATGTCATTGCAATCGGTGTTATTAATAATATCTCCGTTATATTAACTCAAAAAGTAAATGCTATAACGTTAAAGGGGAATTTAGATGAGACCAATATATATAAGCTAGCTTTTGAGTTGGGAAGCTTGCATCGAAAGTCATTAGCTAATCCAATCGAGTCAGCGCATCTTCCAGATGTATCAATCGATAAACTTTTTGAATTGATGTCTGAATGGTCAATTGAAACCAAGGATCAAAGAGTTATTGATGCTGTTAAAATAACTAAAGATAGGATTAATTTAAAATGCAGGAAGGTTTCCTTTCTTCATGGTGATTTGAATGTAGGCAACATCCTGCTTGAGAAGGAGCAGCTTTTATTTATAGACTTTGAAGAGTCTGTGATTGGAAGCCCCATGATTGATGTTGCTACTTTCTGTGAACAATTGAGAAGGTATAAAAAAACAGAGTTAATAAAATTATTTATTAAAAAATATGAAGAATCATCAGGCTATAATGTAGATGAATTAGAAAGCTGGATGAAGATTATGGATTTGAGAGACTTAGTTACGGGAGCTCTCATTAAGTCTCGTCTGAAAGAAGGCCTACAACTTCCTCTTTTTAATCATGATGCATGGATTAAGTATGGAGATAAAGTTTTAAAATCTTATTCAGTCTAA
- a CDS encoding START domain-containing protein: MKSLILVFTLFFTLSTYSLEGWEKIHTESNISIYSKPAESGILPFRAIGTISAPIQDVLNALMDLKNKNIWSPKLKDVKVHKKISEYEMTISEYYKTPWPATDREFLLQGKLDRVNSKKFILKAHSINNSNLSSRDHIQADVKFLDITIEDNGNNTTFIDFRFRGDFKGWMPIWLTNLIQKKWPLRFIQGLEKYINQSDEIKLSSN; the protein is encoded by the coding sequence ATGAAAAGTTTAATTTTAGTTTTTACCTTATTCTTTACGCTTTCAACCTATTCTTTAGAAGGATGGGAGAAAATCCACACTGAAAGTAATATCAGTATTTATTCAAAACCAGCTGAATCTGGAATACTTCCTTTTAGAGCAATTGGAACAATCAGCGCGCCAATCCAAGATGTTTTAAACGCCCTAATGGATTTAAAAAATAAGAATATTTGGTCTCCAAAATTAAAGGATGTCAAAGTTCACAAAAAAATCTCTGAATATGAAATGACCATTTCAGAATATTATAAAACCCCATGGCCAGCGACGGATAGAGAATTTCTTCTACAAGGAAAATTAGACAGAGTTAATAGTAAGAAATTTATACTGAAGGCCCACTCTATTAATAACTCAAATCTTTCCTCAAGGGATCATATTCAAGCTGATGTTAAATTTCTGGATATTACAATTGAAGACAATGGAAACAATACAACATTTATAGATTTCAGGTTCCGTGGAGATTTTAAGGGATGGATGCCAATTTGGCTAACAAATCTCATTCAAAAGAAATGGCCTCTGAGGTTTATTCAAGGTCTTGAAAAGTACATAAATCAAAGTGATGAGATAAAGCTAAGCTCTAATTAA
- a CDS encoding carbon-nitrogen hydrolase family protein → MKSDMKLEVRQAEVTDIKGIMSLIKKAYRDLEDYSKDIIRGQITNFPEGHFVATMNDEIVGYSASILLKEQVVLAPHTWISITGGGYGSTHDEDGDYLYGYEVCVDPDIRGHRIGQRFYNARKRLVQFYRLKGIVFAGRVPNFKKKRKQVPNIEEYVEKVINKEIKDSSLGFQLRNGFEVIGILKDYLPSDKASLGYGIHLKWSNPGFNEVPKSDKGPIEQNVVRVVCVQYQQRGIKSFEEFESLVEYYVDVTADYRADFVLFPELFTMQLLSIKNEEIAPNVAIEHMTSYTEQVKELFRRLAVKYNVNIIAGSHPTKVDDKVRNISYICLRDGQVHEQAKIHPTPDEKYWWSIEGGEEVKVIDTDCGPIGVLICYDSEFPELSRHLANQGVNILFVPFLTDNRQAYCRVKYCCQARAVENQMYVAMAGNVGNLPRVHNVDIQYAQSCILTPCDFPFAKDGVAADTTPNVEMVAIADLRLDILREARQSGAVRNLKDRRHDLYSVVWHNKD, encoded by the coding sequence ATGAAAAGTGATATGAAGCTAGAGGTTCGACAAGCAGAAGTTACCGATATTAAAGGGATAATGTCTTTAATAAAAAAGGCCTATAGAGATCTTGAGGACTATTCAAAAGATATTATTAGAGGTCAAATCACTAACTTTCCAGAGGGTCACTTTGTCGCAACGATGAATGATGAAATCGTTGGATACAGTGCAAGTATTCTGCTTAAAGAGCAGGTTGTTTTGGCCCCCCATACTTGGATTAGTATAACTGGTGGAGGTTATGGTTCCACTCACGATGAAGATGGAGACTATCTCTATGGCTATGAAGTTTGCGTTGATCCAGATATCCGAGGACATCGAATAGGACAACGTTTCTATAATGCAAGAAAGAGATTGGTGCAATTTTATAGGCTAAAAGGAATTGTATTCGCCGGAAGAGTGCCAAATTTCAAGAAGAAGAGAAAACAAGTTCCAAATATTGAAGAGTATGTAGAAAAAGTAATAAATAAAGAAATAAAAGATTCGTCATTAGGATTTCAACTTAGAAATGGTTTTGAAGTTATTGGAATACTAAAAGATTATCTTCCTTCTGATAAAGCGTCGTTGGGTTATGGTATTCATTTAAAATGGAGTAACCCTGGATTTAACGAAGTTCCAAAAAGCGATAAAGGACCAATAGAGCAAAATGTTGTTAGAGTTGTCTGTGTCCAATATCAACAAAGAGGAATTAAGAGCTTTGAGGAATTCGAAAGTCTCGTTGAGTATTATGTTGATGTGACTGCTGACTACCGTGCAGACTTTGTATTATTTCCAGAGCTTTTTACAATGCAGTTACTCTCTATTAAAAATGAAGAGATCGCTCCTAATGTCGCAATCGAGCATATGACAAGTTACACAGAGCAGGTGAAAGAACTCTTTAGGAGATTGGCGGTAAAATATAACGTAAATATTATTGCAGGATCTCATCCGACAAAAGTGGACGATAAAGTTCGAAATATAAGTTATATCTGCTTGAGAGATGGGCAAGTTCACGAACAAGCTAAAATTCATCCAACTCCTGATGAAAAATATTGGTGGAGTATTGAGGGTGGTGAGGAAGTTAAAGTCATTGATACAGATTGTGGGCCGATTGGTGTTCTTATTTGTTATGATTCTGAATTTCCTGAGCTTTCAAGACATTTGGCAAACCAAGGAGTGAATATACTCTTCGTTCCTTTCTTAACAGATAATAGACAAGCTTATTGTAGAGTGAAGTATTGCTGTCAGGCGAGGGCTGTTGAAAATCAAATGTATGTGGCAATGGCCGGCAATGTTGGAAACCTTCCTAGAGTTCACAATGTCGATATTCAGTATGCACAGAGTTGTATTTTAACTCCATGTGATTTTCCTTTTGCTAAGGATGGAGTAGCTGCAGATACAACTCCTAATGTAGAGATGGTTGCAATTGCAGATCTAAGATTAGATATTCTTAGAGAAGCCCGACAATCTGGAGCAGTGAGAAACCTTAAAGATAGAAGACATGATCTCTATTCAGTTGTTTGGCATAATAAAGATTAA
- a CDS encoding twitch domain-containing radical SAM protein codes for MKKKNSFFCPLPWVHLSLEPGGKVYSCCNTSSHKEIGDIKNESFAEILNSPSNRIIQDQFAKESIPKQCQLCVDAESLGQISLRESSLRRFPDINKDSEPSLKYLSLRLDNICNLKCRTCGPQLSTSWYNDAQIMGESIPSGIVNSFKNEDHFSNFLNNIPPSLEVLYFAGGEPFLSPKFYKVLEKLLENGQSQVEILINTNLTKLDINGKDTLKILSFFENVSLDLSIDGIEEVGEYVRKGMSWIETKSLINKIASDYPTIHLKIFPTISIFNIHHLPNLISYFLDNDILRPSDIRINPLTLPEYLCISNLPMDQKVIIKNIVRQFSKSLMLKHDLNDLTGLLIQLNGVLEQLSLESNDVFFENFINITSQLDRIRDEDIKTIVPELRKYFP; via the coding sequence ATGAAAAAGAAGAATTCATTCTTTTGTCCACTCCCTTGGGTACATCTTTCACTTGAACCAGGAGGGAAAGTCTATAGTTGCTGTAACACCTCCTCTCACAAAGAGATTGGTGATATTAAGAATGAGAGCTTTGCTGAAATTTTAAATTCTCCATCCAATAGAATTATTCAGGATCAATTTGCTAAAGAATCTATCCCTAAACAATGTCAACTATGTGTAGACGCCGAATCTCTTGGACAAATAAGCCTCAGAGAGTCTTCCCTTAGAAGATTTCCTGACATTAATAAAGACTCAGAACCGTCTTTAAAATACTTATCTTTAAGACTAGATAATATTTGCAATTTAAAGTGCCGAACTTGCGGACCACAACTTAGTACCTCTTGGTACAATGATGCTCAAATCATGGGTGAATCAATTCCTTCAGGAATAGTTAATTCCTTCAAAAATGAAGATCACTTTTCCAATTTTTTAAATAATATTCCACCTTCTCTAGAAGTTCTCTACTTCGCAGGAGGAGAACCATTTCTATCACCCAAATTCTATAAAGTTTTAGAGAAATTATTAGAAAACGGACAATCACAAGTTGAAATTCTAATTAATACAAATCTAACTAAGCTAGATATTAACGGTAAGGATACCCTAAAGATTTTGAGTTTTTTTGAAAATGTTAGTTTAGATTTAAGCATAGATGGAATAGAAGAGGTTGGAGAATATGTTAGAAAAGGAATGTCCTGGATAGAAACAAAATCTCTTATTAACAAAATAGCCTCCGACTATCCAACTATTCATTTAAAAATTTTCCCTACTATATCTATTTTTAATATTCATCATCTACCTAATTTAATTTCATATTTCTTAGATAATGATATTTTGAGACCATCGGATATTAGGATAAATCCCCTTACTCTCCCAGAGTATCTTTGTATTTCAAACCTACCCATGGATCAGAAAGTAATAATAAAGAATATTGTCAGGCAATTTTCAAAATCTCTAATGCTGAAGCATGACCTTAATGATTTAACGGGACTCTTAATTCAACTAAATGGTGTTCTAGAACAACTTTCTTTAGAGTCAAATGATGTATTCTTTGAAAACTTCATCAATATTACATCACAGCTTGATAGAATAAGAGATGAAGATATTAAAACTATTGTTCCGGAACTAAGAAAATATTTTCCTTAA